One Aspergillus oryzae RIB40 DNA, chromosome 2 genomic window carries:
- a CDS encoding F-box/WD repeat-containing protein (Cdc4 and related F-box and WD-40 proteins) produces MDDQDNNSGLDNVPNTGSVGQFSFAPATRTTVVTTTTTTTTTFPPLFIKPPRATRELDPKLYPLASSPTPSSLRNIKFEIGGHSVVFNEPDDTTSAVNELREKDDALRASNGLVRSVTSICSDDTQLPRRFAPPKGSSQPSSQQSSSKQRRALAAPETRHGYLRPYPARVPSEQSIRSTRSHGPTSTHPVVAGLATPETESNNYSAGESVLPRRRIHEGDPSRLAIPQEIETDGGPEDESGTSTSQDTGYETSQEAPQQSSLGSTSQFTAVGGVAVQDMCLPSPSLSPVAAMNAMNVDSSFDSAEDPEADTDSSFDNNDHRIVSSLRAEDPRTTAPHRSRPNILPASSDTLRPTSLMDIPSVLDFFDSVPEGLKTYLMYQFLRRCPKPTLHFVADVVNPALKCDFLALLPLELSLNIVKYFDAQTMCRAAQVSKKWRHIINSDEKSWKELFDRDGYVLPEGELERAIREGWGWQFPNGGEDYEKDLSVSSPVIKPDPESGSPSMQPLPGPSDRPSSAHRRPKRKACTRVSSRKLAKRKISSSGTDHSESSDWRKSVTAAEGPYGAANAAAAAVPYPDIGLPSLRGLHLYKSLYQRHHSIHNGWMKPSVKPRHIAFRAHDRHVVTCLQFDTDKVLTGSDDTNINVYDTRTGALRATLEGHEGGVWALEYYGNTLVSGSTDRSVRVWDIERARCTQIFHGHTSTVRCLQIVLPVEVGKKADGTPEMMPKEPLIITGSRDSNLRIWKLPKPGDPVYYQNGPHVDDTDCPYFVRALIGHQHSVRTIAAHGDTLVSGSYDCTVRVWKISTGEALHRLQGHSLKVYSVVLDHKRNRCISGSMDNMVKVWSLETGSILYNLEGHSSLVGLLDLKCDRLVSAAADSTLRIWDPETGQCKNMLSAHTGAITCFQHDGQKVISGSDRTLKMWDVRTGECVRDLLTDLSGVWQVKFNDRKCVAAVQRDSLTYIEVLDFGASRDGVPEDQLGRRIVVNRWGQEVSDADEDYDLSDA; encoded by the exons ATGGACGATCAAGACAATAACAGTGGGCTTGATAATGTGCCAAACACCGGCTCTGTCGGTCAATTTTCATTTGCCCCCGCTACTCGAACTACCGTTGTGACCACAACGACTACTACGACTACGACTTTCCCTCCGTTATTTATAAAGCCACCCCGCGCAACGCGAGAACTTGACCCTAAGCTATATCCTCTAGCATCATCTCCCACTCCTTCGTCGCTGAGAAATATCAAATTTGAGATCGGGGGTCATTCCGTCGTGTTCAATGAACCAGATGATACTACAAGCGCCGTCAATGAG TTGAGGGAAAAGGATGATGCGTTGAGAGCCTCCAACGGCCTAGTTCGATCTGTGACTTCAATATGTTCTGATGATACTCAACTTCCCCGTCGATTTGCCCCCCCTAAAGGGTCTAGTCAACCATCCAGTCAGCAGTCGAGCTCAAAGCAACGTCGTGCGTTAGCAGCCCCAGAAACTCGCCACGGTTATTTGCGACCGTATCCTGCCAGAGTTCCATCAGAACAATCGATTCGCTCAACCCGTTCACATGGCCCTACATCCACACATCCTGTGGTGGCTGGTTTGGCGACTCCTGAAACGGAAAGCAACAATTATAGTGCTGGCGAAAGCGTACTACCTAGGAGGAGAATCCACG AGGGCGATCCAAGCAGGCTAGCCATTCCGCAAGAAATAGAGACAGACGGCGGGCCGGAAGACGAATCGGGAACCTCCACGAGCCAAGATACTGGATATGAAACGTCTCAGGAAGCTCCCCAGCAAAGTTCTCTGGGTTCAACATCACAATTCACAGCCGTTGGTGGTGTGGCTGTTCAGGACATGTGCCTACCAAGCCCTAGCTTGTCTCCCGTTGCTGCGATGAATGCAATGAATGTCGACTCTTCCTTTGATTCGGCTGAGGACCCCGAAGCCGATACGGATTCCAGCTTTGACAACAACGATCATCGCATTGTGAGCTCTCTACGTGCAGAAGACCCTAGGACCACTGCCCCGCACCGTTCCAGGCCTAACATCTTACCCGCGAGTTCTGATACACTACGGCCGACATCGTTAATGGATATCCCCAGTGTGTTGGACTTCTTTGACTCAGTTCCAGAAGGGCTGAAGACCTACCTTATGTACCAGTTTCTGAGGCGGTGTCCGAAGCCAACTTTGCATTTCGTTGCTGACGTTGTTAACCCGGCCTTAAAATGCGATTTCCTGGCTCTTCTGCCTCTTGAACTAAGCCTAAATATTGTGAAATACTTTGACGCTCAGACCATGTGCCGTGCTGCACAAGTTTCTAAGAAATGGAGGCATATTATCAATTCCGATGAAAAGAGTTGGAAGGAACTTTTCGATAGAGATGGATATGTTCTCCCAGAAGGAGAGCTGGAGCGTGCAATCAGGGAAGGGTGGGGATGGCAGTTTCCTAACGGGGGTGAAGATTACGAGAAGGACCTAAGCGTGTCGTCTCCTGTAATTAAACCTGATCCTGAGTCTGGTTCTCCTTCTATGCAACCACTGCCAGGGCCCAGTGATAGGCCTTCGTCTGCGCATCGCCGcccgaagagaaaagcatgCACACGTGTCTCAAGCCGTAAGCTTGCAAAACGAAAAATATCATCTAGCGGGACTGATCATTCCGAGTCCTCTGATTGGAGAAAGTCAGTCACCGCGGCAGAAGGGCCCTATGGTGCCGCAAACGCTGCAGCCGCAGCTGTTCCATATCCAGATATTGGCTTACCGTCCCTGCGAGGGTTGCATCTTTACAAATCTCTCTATCAGCGGCACCACTCGATTCATAATGGCTGGATGAAACCCAGTGTGAAACCACGTCACATCGCTTTTCGCGCTCATGACCGTCATGTTGTCACTTGTCTTCAGTTTGATACGGATAAGGTTTTGACTGGCAGTGACGATACAAATATCAATGTATACGACACTAGAACTGGGGCTCTGAGAGCGACACTTGAGGGACATGAGGGTGGTGTCTGGGCTCTCGAGTACTACGGTAATACTCTGGTGTCTGGTTCGACCGATAGATCAGTGAGAGTCTGGGATATCGAAAGGGCGAGGTGTACTCAGATTTTTCACGGTCATACGTCCACAGTACGATGTTTACAAATTGTTTTACCGGTAGAAGTGGGGAAAAAGGCAGACGGCACCCCTGAGATGATGCCAAAGGAGCCCTTGATCATCACTGGCTCACGAGACTCAAATCTTAGAATCTGGAAGCTCCCAAAACCGGGTGATCCTGTCTACTACCAAAACGGACCACATGTCGACGATACCGACTGCCCCTACTTTGTCCGCGCTCTTATAGGGCATCAGCACTCGGTCCGCACGATCGCTGCGCACGGCGATACCTTAGTTAGCGGAAGCTACGACTGCACGGTGAGAGTCTGGAAGATTTCCACTGGAGAAGCTCTTCACCGACTCCAAGGCCATTCCTTGAAAGTGTACAGCGTGGTGCTAGACCACAAAAGAAACCGCTGTATTAGTGGCTCCATGGATAATATGGTGAAAGTGTGGTCCCTCGAAACCGGATCCATCCTGTACAACCTTGAGGGCCACTCTTCCCTGGTTGGACTGCTTGACCTGAAGTGTGATCGACTGGTCTCAGCAGCCGCAGATTCGACTCTGAGAATTTGGGATCCAGAAACAGGCCAATGTAAAAACATGCTGAGCGCTCATACAGGTGCGATCACATGTTTTCAGCATGATGGCCAGAAGGTTATCTCAGGATCTGATAGGACATTAAAAATGTGGGATGTACGGACTGGAGAGTGCGTGCGAGATCTTCTCACCGACCTTAGTGGGGTATGGCAGGTCAAATTCAACGACCGGAAATGTGTGGCTGCGGTGCAGCGTGATAGTTTGACTTATATCGAG GTTCTCGACTTTGGTGCTTCTCGCGACGGGGTACCAGAAGATCAGCTAGGCAGACGTATAGTCGTTAATCGCTGGGGCCAGGAAGTCAGCGATGCCGACGAAGACTATGATCTGTCTGATGCCTGA
- a CDS encoding translation initiation/elongation factor MRX8 (predicted protein): MKHTIYRCTACSRQRLPFPLRRALSTAITPNTPSNPNKVPLHDLTPADISYYWDTQVPNETDLTYADKFFAPSRHSPIKIWSASKFRTTPMSSVEPEVAFLGRSNVGKSSLLNAIMGKEICWTSSKPGRTREMNAFGIGGTKGGESKIVLLDMPGYGKASRTEWGIEIMKYLQGRKQ, encoded by the coding sequence ATGAAGCACACAATATACAGATGTACAGCTTGTTCGCGTCAACGACTACCCTTCCCTCTCCGACGAGCACTCTCAACCGCCATCACTCCGAATACTCCCTCGAACCCGAACAAAGTTCCCCTCCACGACTTGACTCCTGCAGATATCTCCTACTACTGGGATACTCAAGTACCAAATGAAACTGATTTGACCTACGCCGACAAATTCTTCGCACCCTCTCGCCACTCCCCGATCAAAATATGGTCCGCTAGCAAATTCCGCACCACTCCTATGTCATCAGTAGAGCCTGAAGTTGCCTTCCTTGGTCGCTCGAATGTCGGAAAGAGCTCTTTGTTGAACGCAATCATGGGCAAGGAGATATGCTGGACTTCTTCAAAACcgggaagaacaagagagaTGAATGCGTTCGGAATTGGAGGTACGAAAGGCGGCGAGTCGAAGATTGTTCTGCTTGATATGCCGGGGTATGGAAAGGCGAGTAGGACGGAATGGGGTATTGAGATTATGAAGTATCTTCAGGGAAGGAAACAGTGA